A window of Phycodurus eques isolate BA_2022a chromosome 5, UOR_Pequ_1.1, whole genome shotgun sequence contains these coding sequences:
- the LOC133402617 gene encoding uncharacterized protein LOC133402617 isoform X1, producing MTDLLLSSAEYVLGLCSEVYKMARTAKSNKVLCRQVGERVSALEKMVLSIKRRPDTASPDVRDALVDLARSLTDAADFMGKVSKANTLLSIFKSSDNESKFREVSQKLNEDVQLLSVALQISHGDALRDGLKTVVAQRRAAEAGRRRLRPTFQREAAFSATDAGRDPDPDPDPDPDPDPDPDSDPDSDPDPDPALPDPTSLLAKLLLATTTKAPTPRTSTILVGASPMTDVPAQRSSQASSGVAPPAPALTPAPMPVPMPMPMPVSPFPVSPFPMSPFPVFPYAVAPPPPVMVLHPAPVLYQHPPRTITSTVISYNRAPSRAALSLAQLHASVPPHLSFVNSNTVTNTYFI from the exons ATGACGGAC CTGCTGCTATCGAGCGCCGAGTACGTGCTGGGCTTGTGCTCGGAAGTGTACAAAATGGCGCGGACGGCCAAGTCCAACAAGGTCCTGTGCCGGCAGGTGGGCGAGCGCGTGTCCGCTCTGGAGAAGATGGTGCTGAGCATCAAGCGGCGGCCCGACACCGCCTCGCCCGACGTCAGGGACGCCCTCGTCGACCTCGCCCGAAGTCTGACGGACGCCGCGGATTTCATGGGCAAAGTTTCCAAAGCCAACACCCTGCTCAGCATCTTCAAATCCAGCGACAACGAGTCCAAGTTCCGGGAAGTCAGCCAGAAGCTCAACGAGGACGTGCAGCTGCTGTCCGTGGCGCTGCAGATCAGCCACGGCGACGCCCTCAGGGATGGCCTCAAGACCGTCGTCGCCCAGCGCAGGGCGGCCGAGGCCGGGCGCCGCCGCCTCCGCCCGACTTTCCAACGCGAGGCCGCGTTTAGCGCCACCGACGCCGGACGGGACCCGGACCCGGACCCGGACCCGGACCCGGACCCGGACCCGGACCCGGACTCGGACCCGGACTCGGACCCGGACCCGGACCCCGCCTTGCCCGATCCCACATCGCTTCTGGCCAAGTTACTTTTGGCCACGACGACCAAGGCACCCACGCCACGTACCTCCACGATACTTGTCGGCGCGTCACCCATGACCGACGTACCTGCCCAGCGATCGTCTCAGGCCTCCTCAGGTGTCGCCCCCCCTGCGCCCGCGCTCACACCTGCGCCCATGCCCGTGCCCATGCCCATGCCCATGCCCGTGTCACCTTTCCCCGTGTCACCTTTCCCCATGTCACCTTTCCCCGTGTTCCCCTACGCCGTGGCGCCCCCTCCCCCTGTGATGGTCCTCCATCCCGCACCCGTGCTCTACCAACACCCCCCCCGCACGATCACCTCCACCGTCATCAGCTACAACCGCGCCCCCTCCAGGGCCGCCCTGAGCCTGGCGCAGCTTCATGCCTCGGTGCCGCCGCACCTGAGTTTTGTCAATAGCAACACCGTCACCAATACGTACTTCATCTGA
- the LOC133402617 gene encoding uncharacterized protein LOC133402617 isoform X2, protein MTDVGERVSALEKMVLSIKRRPDTASPDVRDALVDLARSLTDAADFMGKVSKANTLLSIFKSSDNESKFREVSQKLNEDVQLLSVALQISHGDALRDGLKTVVAQRRAAEAGRRRLRPTFQREAAFSATDAGRDPDPDPDPDPDPDPDPDSDPDSDPDPDPALPDPTSLLAKLLLATTTKAPTPRTSTILVGASPMTDVPAQRSSQASSGVAPPAPALTPAPMPVPMPMPMPVSPFPVSPFPMSPFPVFPYAVAPPPPVMVLHPAPVLYQHPPRTITSTVISYNRAPSRAALSLAQLHASVPPHLSFVNSNTVTNTYFI, encoded by the exons ATGACGGAC GTGGGCGAGCGCGTGTCCGCTCTGGAGAAGATGGTGCTGAGCATCAAGCGGCGGCCCGACACCGCCTCGCCCGACGTCAGGGACGCCCTCGTCGACCTCGCCCGAAGTCTGACGGACGCCGCGGATTTCATGGGCAAAGTTTCCAAAGCCAACACCCTGCTCAGCATCTTCAAATCCAGCGACAACGAGTCCAAGTTCCGGGAAGTCAGCCAGAAGCTCAACGAGGACGTGCAGCTGCTGTCCGTGGCGCTGCAGATCAGCCACGGCGACGCCCTCAGGGATGGCCTCAAGACCGTCGTCGCCCAGCGCAGGGCGGCCGAGGCCGGGCGCCGCCGCCTCCGCCCGACTTTCCAACGCGAGGCCGCGTTTAGCGCCACCGACGCCGGACGGGACCCGGACCCGGACCCGGACCCGGACCCGGACCCGGACCCGGACCCGGACTCGGACCCGGACTCGGACCCGGACCCGGACCCCGCCTTGCCCGATCCCACATCGCTTCTGGCCAAGTTACTTTTGGCCACGACGACCAAGGCACCCACGCCACGTACCTCCACGATACTTGTCGGCGCGTCACCCATGACCGACGTACCTGCCCAGCGATCGTCTCAGGCCTCCTCAGGTGTCGCCCCCCCTGCGCCCGCGCTCACACCTGCGCCCATGCCCGTGCCCATGCCCATGCCCATGCCCGTGTCACCTTTCCCCGTGTCACCTTTCCCCATGTCACCTTTCCCCGTGTTCCCCTACGCCGTGGCGCCCCCTCCCCCTGTGATGGTCCTCCATCCCGCACCCGTGCTCTACCAACACCCCCCCCGCACGATCACCTCCACCGTCATCAGCTACAACCGCGCCCCCTCCAGGGCCGCCCTGAGCCTGGCGCAGCTTCATGCCTCGGTGCCGCCGCACCTGAGTTTTGTCAATAGCAACACCGTCACCAATACGTACTTCATCTGA